One genomic segment of Thermoanaerobaculia bacterium includes these proteins:
- a CDS encoding methyltransferase domain-containing protein gives MRKMADSGYIHGTSAEEQSRLARLNALLNRASLEALGLAGGERILDVGSGLGQLTRAMGKATGRCVIGVERSADQRETAERLAAEGGEKDFAEFRAGDAEALPLARSEWGTFDLVHARFVLEHVADPLAVVRQMTRAVRPGGRIVLEDDDHSMMRLWPTPEGFSAVWSAYMASYEKIGGDPIVGRRLVALLAEAGAHPRRNRLLFFGSCAGAADFPLYTENLSIILEQARGLIVDGGLLDAERFDRARAAYREWADRPDAAIWYVRNWAEGLRR, from the coding sequence CTCCGGGTACATCCACGGGACGTCGGCGGAGGAGCAGTCGCGGCTCGCGCGGCTGAATGCGCTGCTCAACCGCGCGTCTCTCGAGGCGCTCGGTCTGGCGGGAGGCGAGCGGATCCTCGACGTGGGAAGCGGCCTCGGCCAGCTCACCCGCGCCATGGGAAAAGCGACGGGGCGCTGCGTCATCGGGGTCGAGCGGAGCGCCGACCAGCGGGAGACGGCGGAACGGCTCGCGGCCGAAGGCGGCGAGAAGGATTTCGCCGAGTTCCGCGCCGGAGACGCGGAAGCGCTCCCTCTGGCCCGCTCGGAATGGGGAACCTTCGATCTCGTGCACGCGCGGTTCGTTCTCGAGCACGTCGCCGACCCGCTCGCCGTCGTGCGCCAGATGACGCGCGCCGTCCGGCCGGGAGGGCGCATCGTCCTGGAGGACGACGACCACTCGATGATGCGGCTCTGGCCGACGCCGGAGGGCTTCTCCGCGGTCTGGAGCGCCTACATGGCGAGCTACGAGAAGATCGGCGGCGATCCGATCGTCGGCCGACGTCTCGTCGCGCTCCTCGCCGAGGCGGGAGCGCATCCGCGCCGAAACCGGCTCCTCTTCTTCGGCAGCTGCGCCGGCGCGGCCGATTTTCCCCTCTACACGGAGAATCTCTCGATCATCCTCGAGCAGGCGCGCGGCCTCATCGTCGACGGCGGGTTGCTCGACGCCGAGCGGTTCGACCGAGCGCGCGCGGCCTACCGGGAATGGGCAGACCGGCCCGACGCGGCGATCTGGTACGTTCGGAACTGGGCGGAGGGCCTCCGCCGTTAG
- a CDS encoding SDR family oxidoreductase produces the protein MDLELKGRPAMVAAASKGIGRAVATGLAREGCRVSICSRSADSLKGAREAILGEAPGAEIQTAVCDLSRAADLEAWHRATVDRFGGVDILVTNAGGPPAAKFEELTEDQWRAGIEGTLMNVIRLSRLVLPGMRDRKWGRIVHLTSFVAKQPMELLTVSSTIRAGISALTKTMANQVGADNVLVNAVLPGYVATDRQIELHGIRAKEAGISIEEYTARASQSIPLKRSARPRELADVVTFLCSERASYVSGVSLLVDGSLVQGTF, from the coding sequence ATGGACCTCGAACTGAAGGGGCGGCCCGCCATGGTCGCGGCGGCGAGCAAGGGAATCGGCCGCGCGGTGGCGACCGGGCTGGCGCGCGAAGGATGCCGGGTATCGATCTGCTCGCGATCGGCCGATTCGCTGAAGGGGGCGCGCGAAGCCATTCTCGGCGAGGCTCCGGGCGCCGAGATCCAGACGGCGGTCTGCGATCTCTCCCGGGCGGCGGATCTGGAAGCATGGCATCGCGCGACCGTTGACCGGTTCGGCGGCGTGGACATTCTCGTGACGAACGCCGGGGGGCCGCCCGCCGCGAAGTTCGAAGAACTCACGGAGGATCAGTGGCGCGCCGGGATCGAAGGCACGCTCATGAACGTGATCCGGCTCTCCCGCCTGGTCCTCCCGGGAATGCGCGACCGGAAGTGGGGACGGATCGTCCATCTGACGTCGTTCGTCGCGAAACAGCCGATGGAGCTCCTGACGGTCTCGTCGACCATCCGGGCCGGCATCTCGGCGCTCACGAAGACGATGGCGAATCAGGTCGGCGCCGACAACGTCCTCGTCAACGCCGTCCTTCCCGGCTACGTCGCGACCGACCGGCAGATCGAGCTGCACGGGATCCGCGCGAAGGAAGCGGGGATATCGATCGAGGAATACACCGCGCGGGCCTCCCAGTCGATCCCGTTGAAGCGCTCCGCCCGGCCGCGCGAGCTGGCCGACGTCGTGACGTTCCTGTGCAGCGAACGGGCGAGCTACGTATCCGGCGTGTCGCTGCTCGTGGACGGCAGCCTGGTCCAGGGAACCTTCTAG